From Cognatishimia activa, one genomic window encodes:
- a CDS encoding phosphodiester glycosidase family protein codes for MKAFLGLIAAFVAWPIAASAVTCSDETFEGNRYTVCEVNAQQEELRLFLRDSSGKIYGQFDAIEADLPEDKTLSFAINGGMYHPDRRPVGYYVENGVQSQHLYPNAGPGNFGLVPNGVFCIRAGRANVIESKQFQADNTSCIFATQSGPMLVIDGALHPRFLETSTSKFIRNGVGTSTDGARAVFVKSENSVNFHEFARYFRDVLKLDQALFLDGKVSRLHAPKFNRSDPGFWLGPIIGVVE; via the coding sequence GTGAAAGCATTCCTTGGCCTGATTGCAGCATTCGTTGCCTGGCCAATCGCTGCCAGCGCTGTCACCTGCAGTGATGAAACCTTTGAGGGTAATCGCTACACCGTCTGTGAAGTGAATGCGCAGCAGGAAGAGTTGCGACTCTTTTTGCGCGATTCCAGCGGCAAGATTTACGGTCAATTCGATGCAATCGAAGCCGACCTACCCGAAGATAAGACCCTATCCTTCGCGATAAACGGCGGCATGTATCATCCGGATCGACGTCCGGTGGGATATTACGTCGAAAATGGCGTTCAGAGCCAACACCTCTATCCCAATGCCGGACCCGGCAATTTCGGGCTGGTTCCAAATGGCGTCTTCTGCATCCGCGCTGGCCGAGCAAATGTCATTGAGTCAAAGCAGTTCCAAGCGGACAACACGTCTTGCATCTTCGCAACCCAATCTGGCCCAATGTTGGTGATTGACGGCGCGTTGCATCCGCGGTTCTTAGAAACCAGCACATCCAAATTCATCCGCAATGGTGTGGGCACATCCACGGACGGCGCACGTGCTGTGTTTGTGAAATCCGAAAACAGCGTGAACTTTCATGAGTTCGCGCGCTACTTTCGCGATGTTCTCAAGCTCGATCAGGCTTTGTTTCTAGATGGCAAAGTCAGCCGGCTTCACGCCCCTAAATTCAACAGATCCGATCCTGGGTTCTGGTTGGGTCCCATCATTGGCGTTGTAGAGTAG